The following proteins are co-located in the Neofelis nebulosa isolate mNeoNeb1 chromosome 18, mNeoNeb1.pri, whole genome shotgun sequence genome:
- the LOC131500861 gene encoding acyl-coenzyme A synthetase ACSM1, mitochondrial-like isoform X1 — protein sequence MQRLMSLQVLWGIRKSYHGFHPAPWYLCCRSLSGAGTLRWNDYDRPKEFNFASDVLDYWTQMEQEGKRGPNPALWWVNNQGDEVKWSFREMTDLSRRAANVFTQTCGLQQGDRLALILPRVPEWWLVVIGCIRAGIIFMPGTTQMKAKDILYRLQVSKAQGIMTTDTLAPEVDSLVSECPALKTKLLVSDHSRHGWLDFRSLIKSASPDHTCIKSKTLDPMAIFFTSGTTGFPKMAKHSHGLALRSFLPSCRKCLQLKTSDVLWCISDPGWILAVLGCLFEPWTSGSTLFIHHLPQFDPKVIQETLFKYPITQCLAAPAVYRMILQQIPTSLRFPALEHCITGGEALLPEEQEEWRRRTGVLLYEVYGQSETGISCGTLRGMKIKPGSMGISIPPFDIQIIDEKGNILPLNTEGNIGIRIKPTKPIGLFMCYEDSPLKTAEVECGDFYNTGDRATMDEEGYIWFLGRNDDIINSSGYRIGPAEVENALAEHPAVAESAVVSSPDPIRKEVVKAFIVLTPEFLSRDQDQLTQELQQHVKSVTAPYKYPRKVEFVPELPKTITGKIKRSELRKKEFGQM from the exons ATGCAGAGGCTGATGAGTCTCCAAGTCCTCTGGGGCATTCGCAAATCCTACCATGGCTTTCACCCTGCCCCTTGGTACCTTTGCTGCCGGTCTTTATCAGGAGCTGGAACCCTGAGATGGAATGACTACGATAGACCTAAGGAATTTAACTTTGCAAGTGATGTCTTGGACTATTGGACTCAAATGGAGCAG GAGGGCAAGAGAGGTCCAAACCCAGCCCTGTGGTGGGTGAATAATCAAGGTGATGAAGTGAAGTGGAGTTTCAGAGAGATGACAGACTTATCCCGCCGTGCAGCCAACGTCTTCACCCAGACCTGCGGCCTGCAGCAGGGAGACCGTCTAGCCTTGATCCTGCCTCGAGTGCCCGAGTGGTGGCTGGTGGTCATAGGCTGCATCCGAGCAG GAATAATCTTCATGCCAGGAACCACCCAGATGAAAGCCAAGGACATTCTCTACCGATTACAAGTGTCTAAAGCCCAGGGCATCATGACCACAGATACCCTTGCCCCAGAGGTGGATTCCCTAGTTTCTGAGTGTCCTGCTCTGAAAACAAAGCTCCTGGTGTCTGACCATAGCCGTCACGGGTGGCTGGACTTCCGATCACTGATTAA ATCAGCATCCCCAGATCACACCTGTATTAAGTCAAAGACGCTGGACCCAATGGCCATCTTCTTCACCAGTGGGACAACAGGCTTTCCCAAGATGGCGAAACACAGTCATGGACTTGCCTTGCGATCCTTTTTGCCTTCATG CAGGAAATGTCTACAACTGAAGACATCTGATGTCTTGTGGTGCATTTCGGACCCAGGCTGGATTCTGgctgtcttggggtgcctgtttGAACCATGGACATCAGGGTCTACACTCTTCATCCATCATCTGCCCCAGTTTGACCCCAAGGTCATTCAAGAG ACATTGTTCAAATACCCCATCACCCAGTGCCTTGCTGCGCCAGCTGTGTATCGAATGATTCTACAGCAGATTCCTACCAG TCTCAGGTTCCCTGCCCTGGAGCACTGCATTACTGGTGGGGAGGCTCTGCTGCCAGAGGAGCAAGAGGAGTGGAGAAGACGGACAGGCGTTCTGCTCTACGAGGTCTATGGACAGTCAGAAACA GGAATAAGTTGTGGCACTTTACGGGGAATGAAGATCAAGCCAGGTTCCATGGGGATAAGTATCCCCCCCTTCGACATCCAG ATCATTGATGAGAAGGGCAACATCCTGCCGCTCAACACTGAAGGCAACATTGGCATCAGGATCAAGCCAACCAAGCCCATTGGCCTCTTCATGTGCTATGAG GACAGCCCACTAAAGACTGCAGAAGTGGAGTGTGGGGACTTTTACAACACTGGGGATAGAGCAACTATGGATGAAGAGGGCTACATATGGTTCCTTGGGAGGAATGATGACATCATCAATTCCTCTGG GTACCGAATCGGGCCAGCAGAGGTGGAGAATGCCCTGGCTGAACATCCAGCAGTGGCTGAATCAGCTGTGGTGAGCAGCCCAGACCCGATTCGAAAGGAG GTGGTGAAGGCATTTATTGTCCTGACCCCGGAATTCCTCTCCCGTGACCAGGACCAGCTCACCCAGGAGCTGC
- the LOC131500861 gene encoding acyl-coenzyme A synthetase ACSM1, mitochondrial-like isoform X2, translated as MQRLMSLQVLWGIRKSYHGFHPAPWYLCCRSLSGAGTLRWNDYDRPKEFNFASDVLDYWTQMEQEGKRGPNPALWWVNNQGDEVKWSFREMTDLSRRAANVFTQTCGLQQGDRLALILPRVPEWWLVVIGCIRAGIIFMPGTTQMKAKDILYRLQVSKAQGIMTTDTLAPEVDSLVSECPALKTKLLVSDHSRHGWLDFRSLIKSASPDHTCIKSKTLDPMAIFFTSGTTGFPKMAKHSHGLALRSFLPSCRKCLQLKTSDVLWCISDPGWILAVLGCLFEPWTSGSTLFIHHLPQFDPKVIQETLFKYPITQCLAAPAVYRMILQQIPTSLRFPALEHCITGGEALLPEEQEEWRRRTGVLLYEVYGQSETGISCGTLRGMKIKPGSMGISIPPFDIQIIDEKGNILPLNTEGNIGIRIKPTKPIGLFMCYEDSPLKTAEVECGDFYNTGDRATMDEEGYIWFLGRNDDIINSSGYRIGPAEVENALAEHPAVAESAVVSSPDPIRKEVVKAFIVLTPEFLSRDQDQLTQELQQHVKSVTAPYKYPRKVLDSKIYIFTI; from the exons ATGCAGAGGCTGATGAGTCTCCAAGTCCTCTGGGGCATTCGCAAATCCTACCATGGCTTTCACCCTGCCCCTTGGTACCTTTGCTGCCGGTCTTTATCAGGAGCTGGAACCCTGAGATGGAATGACTACGATAGACCTAAGGAATTTAACTTTGCAAGTGATGTCTTGGACTATTGGACTCAAATGGAGCAG GAGGGCAAGAGAGGTCCAAACCCAGCCCTGTGGTGGGTGAATAATCAAGGTGATGAAGTGAAGTGGAGTTTCAGAGAGATGACAGACTTATCCCGCCGTGCAGCCAACGTCTTCACCCAGACCTGCGGCCTGCAGCAGGGAGACCGTCTAGCCTTGATCCTGCCTCGAGTGCCCGAGTGGTGGCTGGTGGTCATAGGCTGCATCCGAGCAG GAATAATCTTCATGCCAGGAACCACCCAGATGAAAGCCAAGGACATTCTCTACCGATTACAAGTGTCTAAAGCCCAGGGCATCATGACCACAGATACCCTTGCCCCAGAGGTGGATTCCCTAGTTTCTGAGTGTCCTGCTCTGAAAACAAAGCTCCTGGTGTCTGACCATAGCCGTCACGGGTGGCTGGACTTCCGATCACTGATTAA ATCAGCATCCCCAGATCACACCTGTATTAAGTCAAAGACGCTGGACCCAATGGCCATCTTCTTCACCAGTGGGACAACAGGCTTTCCCAAGATGGCGAAACACAGTCATGGACTTGCCTTGCGATCCTTTTTGCCTTCATG CAGGAAATGTCTACAACTGAAGACATCTGATGTCTTGTGGTGCATTTCGGACCCAGGCTGGATTCTGgctgtcttggggtgcctgtttGAACCATGGACATCAGGGTCTACACTCTTCATCCATCATCTGCCCCAGTTTGACCCCAAGGTCATTCAAGAG ACATTGTTCAAATACCCCATCACCCAGTGCCTTGCTGCGCCAGCTGTGTATCGAATGATTCTACAGCAGATTCCTACCAG TCTCAGGTTCCCTGCCCTGGAGCACTGCATTACTGGTGGGGAGGCTCTGCTGCCAGAGGAGCAAGAGGAGTGGAGAAGACGGACAGGCGTTCTGCTCTACGAGGTCTATGGACAGTCAGAAACA GGAATAAGTTGTGGCACTTTACGGGGAATGAAGATCAAGCCAGGTTCCATGGGGATAAGTATCCCCCCCTTCGACATCCAG ATCATTGATGAGAAGGGCAACATCCTGCCGCTCAACACTGAAGGCAACATTGGCATCAGGATCAAGCCAACCAAGCCCATTGGCCTCTTCATGTGCTATGAG GACAGCCCACTAAAGACTGCAGAAGTGGAGTGTGGGGACTTTTACAACACTGGGGATAGAGCAACTATGGATGAAGAGGGCTACATATGGTTCCTTGGGAGGAATGATGACATCATCAATTCCTCTGG GTACCGAATCGGGCCAGCAGAGGTGGAGAATGCCCTGGCTGAACATCCAGCAGTGGCTGAATCAGCTGTGGTGAGCAGCCCAGACCCGATTCGAAAGGAG GTGGTGAAGGCATTTATTGTCCTGACCCCGGAATTCCTCTCCCGTGACCAGGACCAGCTCACCCAGGAGCTGC